The Clostridium aceticum genomic interval TGCATGTGTTAGTGCACTTAGATCCATAGCTAAATTTGACACTTCAGGCTCCCCCTTTTACTATTTATATTCTCTAAACCACTAATGTGATTATGAGCCTATTATATAAACATCTAATACATTTTTAACTATCCTCTACCGAAACAATTCTTGTTTGTAAAAAGTTTTTGTATAAATAGCACTTGTATATACATGTATGCTATCTGTATATACTTTAAATTATAACAGACATTTATCTTCTGTCAATATACTTGTGTGGTTTTTAAAAATTTTCAAAAAACTTTCATCCATTTAAAATGGCAGTTGCAACTCTTATCTTATATAGAATTACAACTGCCTTTTGTTTTTCTTCAAATTTTTACATTAATAATGCCATAATAAAATTAAACATCATTTCTTCATAGGTTTGCACCTTGGGACCCATGACACCTTCAAGTCTTTCTTCAAGTTCTGGATGTGCTGCCTTGTATTCTTCCCATGTCTTATAATACTTTGTATTCATACAACATCCTCCTTTACAACACTGAAATTTACCATCAAGAACATATCTGCTGTTTAGTTCCTTTATCTTACAAATAGTCTTTATAGTAATTATATCAAATTTCTTAGGAGGGTCAACAAATTTACCCATTATTTATATAATTTGACACTTGTTGGTTACTCTGTTAAGATGTCTTCAACTTTACTGATTTCAGTTATTTTGCATCTTCTAGTTATATTATTGAATCAATAAAACACTTTTTACATTAATAGTGACATAATAAATCCGAACAACATCTCTTCATAGCTTTGCAACTTAGGAGCCATTACCCCTTCCAGTCTCTCTTCGACTTCTGGGTGTTCTGTCTTATATTCTTCCCATGTCTTGTAATATTTTGTTTCCATATAGCTCCTCCTTCTAGTAGTGTGCATTCTCAGCTACATATTCCACTACCGCCTGTAGATTTTCAATATTAACACTATCTACAGTGATAATGCTCTTATCGAAACCAAAATAATATTTCCCGCCAGGTGCAAGAATATCAATAAGTTCCTTCGCTTTATCAATACACTGTTCTTTTGTTCCTGTCTTTAATAATGTAAGCGGATAAAAACCTGTAATGATATGCTTTTTACCTAGCTTTTCTTTTACGATTTTTGGATCTCCAAATTCGAACATCATTCTTGTATTTTCTGGTAATTCATATAAGTAGTCAATGTATCTCATCCAATCATGCTCAACAAACAGTGTCGATGGTTGTCCAGCAGCTGCCATATCTTCCACTAGCTTTTTAAAAGTTGGCCAGTAATACTTTTCAAAGTCCTTTGGACGTATATATGGTGCCATATGTAATGGAATAAAGGTAGAACCGTACTTTGAAGGATTTTTAGGTACTCCCTTCTTTACCATCATAGGAGTAATTGCTTCGCAAGCCGCTGCTAACTTATCAGGACATCGTCTAAGATCGCTTGTAACACCTTTGAAACCTCTAATTAGGTCAGCTACCATATCAAAAGGTGCTTCAGTAGCTCCTGTAAATAACGGAGGTGCATAGCCATGCTTTTCAGACAGTTTTCCAAATATTTTTCCCATGTTACCTGTTTCATCATAGAATGCCTTAAATGCTTTTGCTAATACTATGGACTTTTGTGCTGGATTCGTATCTAGTTCTGTATACAATCTTGGGATGACCTTCTCCATAATACAGTCATAAGGTGAAGCGATAAATTCATCATATTCTTCTGGTTCCAATCCATGAACCTCTGGATGTTGTAAAAACCCACTGGAGCCCATCACAAAGGTTTTTGCTCCTAATATTTTATAATAGGAAGGAAATCTTATAGAGCTTAGTGGTAACGTATCGGAAGCAAAGTCCTGACATACCTTATCGAGAATTTCCTCTAACATAGTGGTATCCCACTGTTCCTTTGCTAAGTCTTTACCTGCATACTGTATAGCAAACTCAGATGAAAATCTTACAGCACCAATAGGTACTCTTTTGGGAATTTTTCCATCTACTAGGTTTCGAAATAATTGCGTTCTTTCTTGAGCTAGCGTTATGGTATCTAAAGCTACTCTATCACTCATATTACTTCACCCACCCTTGGCAAATCTTCACACCTTCTGCAGCATTTGTAGTAAAAGCATCTGCTCCAACATGCTCGCAGGCTTCTTTGGTTACAGGATTACCACCGATGATGATTTTTACATCATCTCTTAATCCTTGATTTTTCATTTCATCTATAATATTTTTCATAGAATCAATGGCTAAAGTAAGCACGCCACTCATTCCTATAATCTGCGGTTTTGTTTCTTTAACCTTTTGTACAAAAGCTTCTGCTGATTGGTCGATACCGATATCATGTACTTCAAAACCAGCTGCTTCTGACATACTTCTAAAGATGTTTTTACCAATATCATGTAGGTCTCCCTCTACTGTACCAAGAACAATGGTGCCTACTTTTTCTGTAGATCCAGAACCAATTACTGGCTTTAATGTTTCAATAGCACTGGTTAGTAATTCTCCTGCAAAGATTAAATCACCAACAAAGTACTCTCCCTTGTCAAATAAATCCCCTACAACTGCCATTCCTTGTTGGCATGCGTTTACTACCTTTTGTGCATCTTCTTCACTTGGGTTTGTTCCTACAAATTCATTTAGCATCTCTAATACTTGATCCTCATCAAGCTCCCCCACTGCTTGTGTCAGTACATTTAAATCCATTGCTAATTCTCCCATTTTGACTTCCCCCTTATTTATATAAGTTAAT includes:
- a CDS encoding uroporphyrinogen decarboxylase family protein, which encodes MSDRVALDTITLAQERTQLFRNLVDGKIPKRVPIGAVRFSSEFAIQYAGKDLAKEQWDTTMLEEILDKVCQDFASDTLPLSSIRFPSYYKILGAKTFVMGSSGFLQHPEVHGLEPEEYDEFIASPYDCIMEKVIPRLYTELDTNPAQKSIVLAKAFKAFYDETGNMGKIFGKLSEKHGYAPPLFTGATEAPFDMVADLIRGFKGVTSDLRRCPDKLAAACEAITPMMVKKGVPKNPSKYGSTFIPLHMAPYIRPKDFEKYYWPTFKKLVEDMAAAGQPSTLFVEHDWMRYIDYLYELPENTRMMFEFGDPKIVKEKLGKKHIITGFYPLTLLKTGTKEQCIDKAKELIDILAPGGKYYFGFDKSIITVDSVNIENLQAVVEYVAENAHY
- a CDS encoding cobalamin B12-binding domain-containing protein, translating into MGELAMDLNVLTQAVGELDEDQVLEMLNEFVGTNPSEEDAQKVVNACQQGMAVVGDLFDKGEYFVGDLIFAGELLTSAIETLKPVIGSGSTEKVGTIVLGTVEGDLHDIGKNIFRSMSEAAGFEVHDIGIDQSAEAFVQKVKETKPQIIGMSGVLTLAIDSMKNIIDEMKNQGLRDDVKIIIGGNPVTKEACEHVGADAFTTNAAEGVKICQGWVK